The following proteins are co-located in the Paludibaculum fermentans genome:
- the uxaC gene encoding glucuronate isomerase yields the protein MPFIHEDFLLSSPSARKLYHEYAQDQPILDYHCHLPPRDVAQNRQFANLFEIWLEGDHYKWRAMRANGVNEELVTGAASPKDKFLAWAKTVPDTLRNPLYHWTHLELKRYFGIDELLDSSNAESVWARANEQLATDGLRAWGILDRFQVKAVCTTDDPTDDLADHQAIAASGLATKVYPTFRPDKAMNVHQPTQFNEWLGRLSQAANIDITGLPSFLDALKQRHDFFHSMGGRLSDHGINAAFAEPCSQAEAAEIFHHARACVAASAEDQAKWASFLMLFFGRLDAEKGWTKQLHLMARRSNNTRLLEKLGPDTGFDSIGDWPQMDALGKYLDTLDQENALPRTILYNLNPSWNYAFATMIGNFQDGSVAGKIQFGSGWWFLDQKEAMEWQMNALSNCGLLSRFVGMLTDSRSFMSYPRHEYFRRTLCNLLGDDMEKGLLPDSFELVGGMARNICFANARDFFGLAL from the coding sequence ATGCCGTTCATCCACGAAGATTTCCTGCTCTCCTCTCCCTCCGCGCGCAAGCTGTACCACGAGTACGCTCAGGATCAGCCCATCCTCGACTACCATTGCCACCTGCCGCCCCGCGATGTGGCCCAAAACCGCCAGTTCGCCAACCTGTTCGAGATCTGGCTGGAAGGCGATCACTACAAATGGCGCGCCATGCGGGCCAACGGCGTGAATGAGGAGCTCGTCACCGGAGCCGCCTCCCCAAAGGACAAGTTCCTCGCCTGGGCAAAGACCGTCCCGGACACCCTCCGCAACCCGCTCTATCATTGGACCCACCTTGAGCTGAAGCGCTACTTCGGCATCGACGAACTGCTTGATTCCTCCAACGCGGAGAGCGTCTGGGCACGCGCCAACGAACAACTCGCCACGGATGGTCTGCGCGCCTGGGGCATCCTCGATCGCTTCCAGGTGAAGGCCGTCTGCACCACCGATGACCCCACCGACGACCTGGCCGATCACCAGGCGATCGCCGCCTCGGGTCTCGCCACCAAGGTCTACCCCACCTTCCGCCCCGACAAGGCGATGAATGTCCACCAGCCCACGCAGTTCAACGAATGGCTGGGCCGCCTGTCGCAGGCTGCCAATATCGACATCACCGGCCTGCCCTCCTTCCTGGACGCCCTGAAACAGCGCCACGACTTCTTCCACTCCATGGGCGGCCGCCTCAGCGACCACGGCATCAACGCCGCTTTCGCCGAGCCCTGCAGCCAGGCCGAAGCCGCCGAGATCTTCCACCATGCCCGCGCCTGTGTCGCCGCCTCCGCCGAAGACCAGGCGAAGTGGGCGTCGTTCCTGATGCTCTTCTTCGGCCGGCTCGACGCCGAAAAAGGCTGGACCAAGCAGCTCCACCTCATGGCCCGCCGCAGCAACAACACGCGGCTGCTCGAGAAACTCGGCCCCGATACCGGTTTCGACTCCATCGGCGACTGGCCGCAGATGGATGCCCTGGGCAAGTACCTCGACACTCTCGACCAGGAAAACGCGCTCCCCAGGACGATCCTCTACAACCTCAACCCGTCGTGGAACTACGCGTTCGCCACCATGATCGGCAACTTCCAGGACGGCTCCGTCGCGGGCAAGATCCAGTTCGGCAGCGGCTGGTGGTTCCTCGACCAGAAGGAAGCCATGGAGTGGCAGATGAACGCGCTCTCCAACTGCGGCCTGCTCTCGCGCTTTGTCGGCATGCTGACAGATTCCCGCAGCTTCATGTCCTACCCGCGGCACGAGTACTTCCGCCGCACGCTCTGCAACCTGCTGGGCGATGATATGGAGAAAGGTCTCCTGCCGGACAGCTTCGAACTCGTGGGCGGCATGGCGCGCAACATCTGCTTCGCCAACGCCCGCGACTTCTTCGGCCTCGCCCTCTAA
- a CDS encoding 3-keto-disaccharide hydrolase: MLVLFLLLLQPAAPWVSLFDGRTPAGWLEVTGQPFPAKSWAVEDGCLKARVVDGGFQDIRSEATFRSFELEFEWKIEPGGNSGVKYLIEKVDTWKAPKGEGNNARGRGPEYQLIDDDANADSKGHPEKQTASLYGKIAPATHAAKPPGEFNLSRIVVHGGHVEHWLNGVKELEYEAPVKESPIVLQNHHSVVWFRSVRIRRLD, translated from the coding sequence ATGCTCGTTCTGTTCCTTCTGCTGCTGCAGCCAGCCGCACCGTGGGTTTCGTTGTTCGACGGCCGCACTCCGGCGGGTTGGCTGGAGGTCACGGGGCAGCCGTTTCCGGCGAAGTCGTGGGCGGTGGAAGATGGTTGCCTGAAGGCCCGCGTGGTGGATGGCGGGTTTCAGGACATCCGCAGTGAAGCCACATTCCGGTCGTTCGAACTGGAGTTCGAATGGAAGATCGAACCCGGCGGCAACTCGGGCGTGAAGTACCTGATTGAGAAGGTCGATACCTGGAAGGCTCCGAAGGGGGAAGGGAACAATGCGCGGGGGCGCGGTCCCGAGTACCAGTTGATTGATGACGACGCGAACGCCGATTCGAAGGGCCATCCCGAGAAGCAGACCGCCTCGCTGTATGGGAAGATCGCCCCAGCCACGCATGCGGCGAAGCCGCCCGGCGAGTTCAACCTGTCACGCATTGTCGTGCACGGCGGACACGTGGAGCACTGGCTCAATGGGGTGAAAGAGCTCGAGTACGAGGCGCCGGTGAAGGAGAGCCCCATCGTGCTGCAAAACCACCATTCAGTGGTGTGGTTCCGGAGTGTCAGAATCCGCCGGCTCGACTAG
- a CDS encoding Gfo/Idh/MocA family protein, translated as MSTRRTFVAGAGGVVVSHLAAKQAMAANDKLRIAVIGTNGRGKDHIQGIMQQPDAEVVTLCDVDLKVGNARAEAFEKKYGKKPQVVQDMRRVFDDKNIDAVTIATPNHWHSLAAIWACQAGKDVYVEKPGSHNIYEGRKLVEAAHKYKRIVQHGVQLRSSTAVREAVEHLQKGVIGNVYMSRGLVFRWRPSIGKQGVVPVPEGLDYDMWTGPAEKEPFSRRIVHYNWHWTWNYGNGDVGNQGIHETDLCMWGLGVKGFPSKITAMGGKFLFDDDKITPEVLTTLYHYPGEKKLIQFEVRPWCTNSEDGASVGNIFYGSEGYMVIKGYDTYETYLGQKKEKGPSGKAGGDHYANWIKAIRSRKTEDQHGPVETAHLASGLAHLGNISYRLGRVLNFDPAKEKFVNDKEADTHLTRNYRKGFEVPAKV; from the coding sequence ATGAGTACACGTAGAACCTTTGTCGCCGGCGCAGGCGGCGTGGTTGTCTCCCACCTTGCAGCGAAGCAGGCCATGGCTGCCAACGATAAGCTTCGCATTGCCGTCATCGGCACCAACGGCCGCGGCAAGGATCATATTCAAGGCATCATGCAGCAGCCGGACGCCGAGGTTGTGACACTGTGCGACGTCGACCTGAAGGTCGGCAATGCGCGCGCCGAGGCGTTCGAAAAGAAGTACGGCAAGAAGCCGCAAGTGGTGCAGGACATGCGCCGCGTGTTCGATGACAAGAACATCGACGCGGTGACCATCGCCACGCCGAATCACTGGCATTCGCTGGCCGCTATCTGGGCCTGCCAGGCCGGCAAGGACGTGTACGTCGAGAAGCCCGGCTCGCACAACATCTATGAAGGCCGGAAGCTGGTGGAAGCCGCCCACAAGTACAAGCGGATCGTGCAGCACGGTGTGCAGCTACGCTCATCGACGGCCGTCCGCGAGGCGGTGGAGCACCTGCAAAAGGGTGTGATCGGCAATGTATACATGTCGCGCGGCCTGGTGTTCCGGTGGCGTCCATCGATCGGGAAACAGGGCGTGGTGCCGGTGCCGGAAGGGCTCGATTACGATATGTGGACAGGTCCGGCGGAGAAGGAGCCCTTCAGTCGCCGCATCGTTCACTACAACTGGCACTGGACCTGGAACTACGGCAACGGCGACGTGGGCAACCAGGGGATTCACGAGACCGACCTCTGCATGTGGGGTCTGGGCGTGAAGGGCTTCCCGTCGAAGATCACGGCCATGGGCGGCAAGTTCCTGTTTGACGACGACAAGATCACGCCGGAAGTGCTGACGACGCTCTACCACTACCCGGGTGAGAAGAAGCTGATCCAGTTTGAAGTGCGGCCGTGGTGCACAAACAGCGAAGACGGCGCGTCGGTGGGCAACATCTTCTATGGTTCCGAAGGCTACATGGTGATCAAGGGCTACGACACCTACGAGACCTATCTGGGCCAAAAGAAGGAGAAGGGTCCGTCGGGCAAGGCCGGCGGCGACCACTACGCCAACTGGATCAAGGCGATCCGCAGCCGCAAGACGGAAGACCAGCATGGTCCGGTGGAGACGGCGCACCTGGCCAGCGGGTTGGCGCACCTGGGCAATATCTCCTATCGCCTGGGCCGGGTTCTGAACTTCGATCCGGCGAAGGAGAAGTTCGTGAACGACAAGGAAGCCGACACGCACCTGACGCGCAACTACCGCAAGGGTTTTGAAGTTCCGGCCAAGGTCTGA
- a CDS encoding mandelate racemase/muconate lactonizing enzyme family protein has protein sequence MITAQLSRRTLLRALAALPAATVFPGFQALAAPEAGKVKITAVKAMAIKNIANNCLIKIETDSGLVGYGEAGASGPMARARIETMRDLLIGKDPLAIEVHFHQMTSLMHTYMAQIGVISGIDMALWDLAGKILNKPVCVLMGGPFRDAIPMYSHGLGFNMLDKGSCREWAARIKAMPEGFNAFKNGIDPVLGVPAARYANTLMPEDLRKVHTAYTNTREAVGDDIDIAVHCHNEMDTPSAIGVAKAVESMNPLFLEDPLNVTFHEGWAALKRSTRVPILTGEKLELVRGFKPFLDTQVADIVHPDLAFAGGLTGTKKIADYAALTRTPVALHNVGSLILTIANAHFGASIQNFYRSESALGRPTRHVE, from the coding sequence ATGATCACAGCCCAACTCAGCCGCCGGACGTTGCTGCGCGCCCTGGCCGCGCTGCCGGCCGCCACCGTGTTTCCAGGCTTCCAGGCGCTGGCCGCCCCCGAGGCCGGTAAAGTGAAGATCACGGCCGTCAAGGCGATGGCCATCAAAAACATCGCCAACAACTGCCTCATCAAAATCGAGACAGACTCAGGCCTCGTGGGCTATGGCGAAGCCGGAGCCTCGGGCCCCATGGCGCGGGCGCGCATCGAAACCATGCGCGATCTCCTCATCGGCAAGGATCCGCTGGCGATCGAGGTCCACTTCCATCAGATGACCTCGCTGATGCACACCTACATGGCGCAGATCGGCGTGATCTCCGGCATCGACATGGCGTTATGGGACCTGGCCGGCAAGATCCTGAACAAGCCGGTCTGCGTGCTGATGGGCGGACCGTTTCGAGACGCCATCCCGATGTACTCGCACGGCCTGGGCTTCAACATGCTCGACAAAGGCTCGTGCCGCGAATGGGCGGCGCGCATCAAGGCCATGCCCGAGGGCTTCAACGCCTTCAAGAACGGCATCGACCCGGTGCTCGGCGTGCCCGCGGCGCGCTACGCCAACACGCTGATGCCCGAAGACCTGCGCAAGGTTCACACGGCCTACACGAACACCCGCGAAGCGGTGGGCGACGATATCGACATTGCCGTGCACTGCCACAACGAGATGGACACGCCCAGCGCGATTGGTGTGGCGAAGGCCGTTGAGTCAATGAATCCGCTCTTCCTGGAGGATCCGCTGAACGTCACGTTCCACGAGGGTTGGGCCGCGTTGAAGCGCTCCACACGCGTCCCCATCCTGACGGGTGAAAAGCTGGAACTGGTCCGCGGCTTCAAGCCGTTCCTCGACACACAGGTCGCCGACATCGTGCACCCAGATCTCGCCTTCGCAGGCGGCCTGACCGGAACGAAAAAGATCGCCGATTATGCGGCGTTGACGCGCACACCGGTAGCGCTCCACAACGTGGGTTCGCTGATCCTGACCATCGCCAACGCACACTTCGGAGCGTCGATCCAGAACTTCTACCGCAGTGAAAGCGCGCTGGGCCGGCCAACCAGGCACGTGGAGTAG
- a CDS encoding MFS transporter: MARCTAPPAAPAILERVSGFVDILRTNRNYRNCWLGQIVSEIGDHFNSIAVLSLALHLTGSGATVGAVMIARVLPSILAGPIAGLVLDRMDRRKIMVASDLLRCVVALLHILLLTYRETWLLYVLSGLLMFASPFFNSGRSAILPRIASREELHSANALTQTTSWLTLSIGTMLGGISTGALGYRWAFVANALSFLCSAIAIWSLKSPEGHFRPLRDVSAAKRQSNYQEFREGLRYMSTRPLILGIALLGVGWATGGGAAQVLFTLFGEVVFKAGPKGIGLIWSFAGIGLVAGGMLGHRLGPKYTFERYKHAVTIAFFLHGLCYVIFSVMPEIWGAMIFIAFSRVAMGFNSVLNRTILLLHIPDGLRGRVFTTVETMANAVMMLSMGAAGVASTHFSPREIGVVAGGLSASTALFWAWANAAGKLTEPEQDWQEPKREFSEPVTPA, translated from the coding sequence ATGGCCCGTTGCACCGCTCCGCCCGCCGCGCCCGCTATCCTGGAACGAGTGAGTGGATTCGTCGACATTCTCAGAACCAACCGCAATTACCGCAATTGCTGGCTGGGTCAGATCGTCAGCGAGATCGGCGACCATTTCAACTCCATCGCCGTTCTCAGCCTGGCGCTGCACCTGACGGGCAGCGGAGCCACCGTGGGCGCGGTGATGATTGCCCGCGTGCTGCCGTCGATCCTCGCCGGACCCATTGCCGGCCTGGTGCTGGACCGCATGGACCGGCGCAAGATCATGGTCGCCTCGGACCTGCTGCGCTGCGTGGTCGCCCTGCTGCACATCCTGCTGCTGACTTACCGGGAAACCTGGCTGCTCTACGTGTTGAGCGGCCTGCTGATGTTCGCGTCGCCCTTCTTCAACAGCGGACGCTCGGCGATTCTGCCGCGTATTGCCAGCCGTGAGGAATTGCACAGTGCGAACGCGCTGACGCAGACTACGTCGTGGCTGACGCTCTCCATCGGCACCATGCTCGGCGGCATCTCCACCGGGGCTCTGGGCTATCGCTGGGCCTTCGTGGCCAATGCGCTGAGCTTCCTGTGCAGCGCCATCGCGATCTGGAGCCTGAAGTCTCCGGAGGGCCATTTCCGGCCTTTGCGCGACGTGAGCGCGGCGAAGCGGCAGTCAAACTACCAGGAGTTCCGCGAAGGCCTGCGATACATGTCCACGCGGCCCCTGATCCTGGGCATCGCGCTGTTGGGCGTAGGTTGGGCGACCGGCGGCGGCGCGGCGCAGGTGCTGTTTACGCTGTTCGGCGAGGTGGTCTTCAAAGCGGGTCCCAAGGGCATCGGGCTCATCTGGAGCTTTGCCGGTATCGGGCTGGTGGCGGGCGGCATGCTGGGGCATCGCCTGGGACCGAAGTACACGTTCGAGCGCTACAAACATGCCGTGACGATCGCGTTTTTTCTGCACGGCCTGTGCTACGTGATCTTCAGCGTGATGCCCGAGATCTGGGGCGCCATGATCTTCATCGCGTTCTCGCGGGTGGCGATGGGTTTCAACTCGGTGCTGAACCGCACGATCCTGCTGCTGCACATTCCGGACGGGCTGCGCGGGCGGGTGTTCACGACGGTGGAGACGATGGCCAATGCGGTGATGATGTTGTCGATGGGCGCGGCGGGTGTTGCGTCGACCCACTTCTCGCCGCGCGAGATCGGCGTGGTGGCGGGCGGCCTGAGTGCGTCGACGGCGCTGTTCTGGGCCTGGGCTAACGCCGCGGGCAAGCTGACCGAACCCGAGCAGGACTGGCAGGAACCGAAGCGCGAGTTCAGCGAACCTGTGACGCCAGCGTAA
- a CDS encoding thioesterase domain-containing protein produces the protein MKVLLAHNSTYFPSLGGGDKSNRLLMEALVERGHSVRVATRVEQFGQEGHDAMLEALRSRGVDPDGSDGTGIRYELGGVVVRVLSLSPHLRGFFQAQIDEFQPDIIITSTDDPGQLLFDIAVKAPNARVVYLVRATIAVPFGPDSSMVSASKTEVLKRADATVGVSHYVAGYVREWSGIDAIHVPISLLEDTRDFPLLGRFENPYVAMVNPCAVKGISIFVELADRMPHVQFAAIPTWGTQIDELAAMRQRPNITLLNQMDNIDGLLRQTKVMLVPSVWAEARSRIVLEAMSRGIPVVASDVGGLHEAKLGVPYLIRVNPIVKYKPSVDASMVPVAEVPPQDVAPWYKVMERLTTDQPHWEELAAASRKAALEYAANLNVLPFEGVLESLLRKPKKQPPAPTLRPALSEEKKKLLALRLRQHNTAAKPDSNPWLPGIEEVPAGRMKLFCFPWAGGGALPYRAWRDKLSALACVVPVRLPGRETRAAEPPFERMGPLVEALLKEVRPFLDAPFSFFGHSMGAGISFELTRALRREGLPLPVSLHVSGARAPQYRLNHVPPPEPSMRDFIEELRRLEGFPPSVLNNPELLKLALPALLSDARLYRHYAYEAQGPLDLPLFAYGGEADPNVTAEHLAAWGLQTTQTFRHSEFKGGHFFLEAAQAALLSTLKADLTLASQVR, from the coding sequence GTGAAGGTTCTGCTGGCTCACAACTCCACTTACTTCCCTTCCCTCGGCGGCGGCGACAAATCGAACCGGTTGTTGATGGAGGCGCTGGTGGAACGCGGCCATTCGGTCCGCGTAGCCACCCGCGTTGAGCAATTTGGCCAGGAAGGCCACGACGCCATGCTCGAGGCGCTCCGGTCCCGTGGAGTGGACCCGGACGGCTCGGACGGCACCGGGATCCGCTATGAACTGGGCGGCGTGGTGGTCCGCGTCCTGTCATTGAGCCCACACCTGCGCGGCTTCTTCCAGGCGCAGATCGACGAGTTCCAGCCCGACATCATCATCACCTCCACCGACGACCCCGGCCAGTTACTGTTCGACATTGCCGTGAAGGCGCCCAACGCCCGCGTCGTCTACCTGGTGCGCGCCACCATCGCCGTCCCCTTCGGACCCGACAGCTCCATGGTCTCGGCTTCCAAGACCGAAGTACTGAAACGCGCCGACGCCACCGTGGGCGTCAGCCACTACGTGGCCGGCTATGTCAGGGAATGGAGCGGCATCGACGCCATCCACGTGCCCATCTCCCTGCTGGAGGACACCCGCGACTTCCCCCTGCTGGGCCGGTTCGAGAACCCCTATGTCGCCATGGTGAACCCCTGCGCGGTGAAGGGCATCTCCATCTTCGTGGAACTGGCTGATCGCATGCCGCACGTCCAGTTCGCCGCCATCCCCACCTGGGGCACGCAGATCGACGAACTCGCGGCCATGCGTCAGCGGCCCAACATTACCCTGCTCAACCAGATGGACAACATCGACGGCCTGCTGCGGCAGACCAAGGTGATGCTGGTGCCGTCGGTCTGGGCCGAGGCCCGCTCCCGAATCGTCCTGGAAGCCATGTCGCGCGGCATCCCCGTGGTCGCCAGCGACGTCGGCGGCCTCCACGAAGCCAAACTCGGTGTCCCGTACCTCATCCGCGTCAACCCCATCGTGAAGTACAAGCCTTCCGTCGACGCCAGCATGGTGCCGGTGGCCGAGGTCCCGCCGCAGGACGTAGCGCCCTGGTATAAGGTGATGGAGCGCCTGACCACCGACCAGCCCCACTGGGAAGAACTCGCCGCCGCCTCCCGCAAAGCAGCGCTGGAGTACGCCGCGAATCTCAATGTGCTGCCGTTCGAAGGTGTGCTGGAAAGCCTGCTGCGTAAGCCCAAAAAGCAGCCCCCGGCCCCCACCCTGCGGCCCGCGCTGAGCGAAGAAAAGAAGAAACTGCTGGCCCTGCGCCTGCGGCAGCACAACACGGCCGCCAAGCCTGACAGCAATCCGTGGCTGCCGGGCATTGAGGAAGTCCCCGCCGGCCGCATGAAGCTGTTCTGCTTCCCCTGGGCCGGCGGCGGAGCCCTGCCCTACCGCGCCTGGCGCGACAAACTCAGCGCACTCGCCTGCGTCGTGCCGGTCCGCCTGCCGGGCCGTGAAACGCGCGCGGCGGAGCCACCCTTCGAACGCATGGGCCCCCTGGTCGAAGCGCTCCTCAAGGAGGTCCGTCCATTTCTCGACGCCCCGTTCTCGTTCTTCGGTCACAGCATGGGCGCCGGCATCAGCTTTGAACTGACCCGCGCACTCCGCCGTGAGGGCTTGCCCCTACCCGTGTCCCTGCACGTCTCCGGAGCCAGAGCGCCGCAGTACCGCCTGAACCACGTCCCTCCGCCGGAGCCCTCGATGCGCGACTTCATCGAAGAACTGCGCCGCCTGGAAGGCTTCCCGCCCAGCGTCCTGAACAATCCCGAACTGCTGAAACTGGCGCTACCCGCGCTGCTCTCGGACGCGCGCCTCTACCGCCACTACGCCTACGAAGCCCAGGGCCCGCTCGACCTGCCGCTCTTCGCCTACGGCGGGGAAGCCGACCCCAACGTCACGGCGGAGCACCTGGCCGCCTGGGGCCTCCAAACAACACAGACCTTCCGCCACTCCGAATTCAAAGGCGGACACTTCTTCCTGGAAGCCGCCCAGGCGGCGCTGCTCTCCACGTTGAAGGCGGATCTTACGCTGGCGTCACAGGTTCGCTGA
- a CDS encoding glycosyltransferase family 4 protein: MRILLTSNASYDPPRGGSTRSNLAWLRHLASKGHECVVVSPTVDGAADRTTVVDGITVHGVKDLSFRVSVLATHIQAFQPDWVLVSSEDVSHVLLREAGTVAPGRIVYLAHTPQFYPFGPESWNRDTAGTGMARNAASVVAIGHHMAGYIKEHLGRDAVVIHPPLYGKPPYRQFGRFGSGFVLMINPCAVKGVSIFLDLATRYPDIEFAALNGWGTTAADRAALERLPNTRLLKNVPDIEEVLEQARLLLMPSVWYEGFGLIAMEAMLRGLPVIASNSGGLMEAKAGTGYVVPVRPVERYERTFDDTLMPKAIVPPQDLEPWAAALHTLLTNQSAYWREARQSRDAALRFVSTLDVADFERHLRSLPPAQQPIGEHKRVPSTEEKLKALDPAKRALLLARLKQKKEQS; encoded by the coding sequence ATGCGGATTCTGTTGACCTCGAACGCGTCGTACGATCCACCGCGCGGCGGGTCGACGCGCTCGAACCTGGCCTGGCTGCGGCACCTCGCGTCCAAGGGCCATGAGTGCGTGGTGGTCTCCCCGACGGTGGATGGCGCGGCCGATCGCACCACCGTGGTCGACGGCATCACAGTCCACGGAGTGAAGGATCTCTCCTTCCGGGTCTCTGTCCTGGCCACCCACATCCAGGCCTTCCAGCCGGATTGGGTCCTGGTATCCAGTGAAGACGTCAGCCACGTGCTGCTGCGCGAGGCCGGAACAGTCGCCCCGGGCCGCATCGTCTACCTGGCCCACACGCCCCAGTTCTACCCATTTGGACCCGAGAGCTGGAACCGCGACACGGCGGGCACCGGGATGGCCCGCAACGCCGCCAGCGTGGTCGCCATCGGCCACCACATGGCGGGCTACATCAAGGAACACCTGGGCCGCGACGCAGTGGTCATCCACCCGCCGCTCTACGGGAAGCCGCCCTACCGGCAGTTCGGACGCTTCGGCTCCGGCTTCGTGCTGATGATCAACCCCTGCGCGGTGAAGGGCGTCAGCATCTTCCTCGACCTCGCTACCCGCTATCCCGATATCGAATTCGCAGCCCTGAACGGCTGGGGCACCACCGCCGCCGACCGCGCCGCCCTCGAACGCCTGCCCAATACACGCCTGCTCAAGAATGTTCCGGACATCGAGGAGGTGCTGGAACAGGCCCGCCTGCTGCTGATGCCTTCCGTCTGGTACGAAGGCTTCGGCCTCATCGCCATGGAAGCCATGCTGCGCGGCCTGCCCGTGATCGCCAGCAACTCCGGCGGCCTGATGGAAGCCAAGGCCGGCACCGGCTATGTCGTGCCCGTCCGTCCGGTGGAGCGCTACGAACGCACGTTCGACGACACCCTGATGCCCAAGGCGATCGTCCCGCCGCAGGACCTGGAACCCTGGGCCGCCGCGCTGCACACGCTGCTGACGAACCAGTCCGCCTACTGGCGCGAAGCCCGGCAATCCCGCGACGCCGCCCTGCGTTTCGTCTCCACTCTGGACGTGGCCGACTTTGAGCGGCACCTGCGCAGCCTGCCACCCGCGCAGCAACCCATCGGCGAACACAAACGAGTCCCATCGACGGAGGAGAAGTTGAAGGCGTTGGATCCAGCCAAACGAGCCCTGCTACTCGCGCGGCTCAAGCAGAAGAAGGAGCAGTCGTGA